Below is a genomic region from Xylophilus sp. GW821-FHT01B05.
GTGCACGCCGCCGAGCGCCCATTCGACCCGGCCCACGCGCTGGCCTGCGCGCAGCACGTCGAATGCGTGCGGCTCGCCATCTGCGCTGAAATCGCTGTCTTTTGCGCCAAAATTGCGCACTTCGCTCCAGCAGCCCTGGCGCAGCACGCGCTGCAGGCTGTCTTCGGTGGCGTTCACCACGATGCGGCCGGTGGCGGGTACGGTGCGTACCAGGTGGTGGAATTGCCGCTCGATCGCTGCAAGATCATCAAAGATGTCGGCGTGATCGAACTCCAGGTTGTTCAGGATCGCGGTGCGCGGCCGGTAGTGCACGAACTTGCTGCGCTTGTCGAAGAAGGCGGTGTCGTACTCGTCTGCTTCGATCACAAAGGGCGCATCAGCCGGCCCGAGCCGGGCAGAAATGCCAAAGTTCTGTGGCACGCCGCCCACCAAGAAACCCGGCTGGCGCCCAGTGGCTTCCAGCACCCAGGCCAGCATCGAGGTGGTGGTGGTCTTGCCATGCGTGCCTGCCACCGCCAGCACATGGCGGCCCTGCAGCACCTCTTCGGCCAGCCACTGCGGGCCGCTGGTGTAGCGGGCGCCGGTGTCGAGGATGGCTTCCATCAGCGGGAATTTAGGCGTGCCGTCGGCCAGGCGCGCCCGGCTCACCACGTTGCCGACCACGAACACATCGGGCGCCAGCGCCAGTTGCTCGGCACCAAAACCTTCGACCAGATCGATGCCCAGTGCGCGCAGTTGGTCGCTCATGGGCGGGTAGACGCCGGCGTCGCAGCCGGTGACGCGGTGGCCCGCCTCGCGTGCCAAAGCCGCCAGGCCGCCCATGAAGGTGCCGCAGATGCCGAGAATGTGGATGTGCATGGGTTGGCATTCTAGGTTTTAGAAAAATAAGGCCCGAAGTCCAGGCGCTGCCTGGGCTTGCAGCTATAAATAAATGAGCATTTGCTGCGTTGGCCGTGCTGTAGCGCCGGCTTGCGGCGAGAATGAAGCTTGTCGACCAAGGAATGACCACCATGGACACGCTCAAAGCCGAGATCGCCGCGACCGCAGCCCGGCTCGTGGTGGAGGAGGGATTGGAATATGGCGCCGCCAAGCGCCGTGCCCTGAAGCTGCTCGGCCTGCCGGCCCGCAGCGCATTGCCTGACAACGAGGCAATGGAGGACGCGGTGCACGGCTACATCCAGATCTTCTGCTCCGACACGCAGCCGGAAGAACTGCGCAAGTTGCGCGCGCTGGCCCTTGTCTGGATGCAGCGCATGGCGGAATTCCGTCCCTATCTGGGCGGCGCCGTGTGGCACGGCACGGCCACGCGGCGCTCTGATATCTACCTGCAATTGTTCTGTGACGACTGCAAGTCCGCCGAAATCGCGCTGATCGACCACCATGTGGACTACGAGCCGCAGACCGTGACCGGCCTGCACGGCGAACAGGTCGAGGCGCTGACCCTGGCCGTGCGCTCACGTGAACTGGGCGAGATCGTGGGGATACACCTGCTGATCTACGATCTGGATGATTTGCGCGGCGCCCTGCGGCCCGATGCACGCGGCCGCGCACCGCGCGGCGACATCGCCGCCGTGCAAGCCTTGTTGACGAACGACTGAATTTTCATTTCCGCATGACTGAACCTGACCACGCCCCTGTTCCCGTTGTTCTGGAGGGGGCGCATTCGAGCCGGCGCTGGCTGCTCGGCTCGGCCGCCGTGGTGGCGCTGCTGGCGGGCGCGGGGCTGTCCTGGCGCCGCTATGCCACATCTGCTGGCGCTGCTTCTGGCGATACCGCCGATGCGCTGTGGCAGCAAAGTTTCGAGACACCGGCCGGCGCGCCGCTGGACCTGCAAGCGCTGCGTGGCCGCCCGCTGCTGGTCAACTTCTGGGCCACCTGGTGCCCGCCTTGCGTCGAAGAGTTGCCCATGCTCGACAGCTTCCACCGCGAGCAGGCCGGCCGTGCCGGCGCCGCCTGGCAGGTGCTGGGCGTGGCGGTGGACCAGCCCTCATCGGTGCGCCGTTTTCTGCAGAAAACGCCGGTGGCCTTCCCCATCGCCATGGCCGGGCTGCAGGGCACGGACCTGTCCAAGACTTTGGGCAATACGCAGGGCGGTCTTCCCTTTACGGTTGCTATCGGTCAGGATGGGGCGGTGCTGCACCGTAAAATGGGCCAGCTCAGCCACGACGATCTGGCCTCCTGGTCCAGGGCCTGAGCCCACGGCGGCCCCTTGCGGCCGCTTTGTTTCATGTTCCTTTCTCGTTCTTGTCCTTGGGATTTACGAGAAATTGGGTCCAGAAGCTCGAACTAAGCCCGAATTGGAGTAAATTCGCGCTCTGTTTTTTACACGCACCTTACACGTGCCCGTCGGAGCCCCCATGGACCTGCGCAAGCTGAAAACCTTGATCGACCTCGTATCAGAGTCGAACGTCTCGGAACTGGAAATCACCGAAGCCGAGGGCAAGGTCCGCATTGTCAAAGGTGGCGGCGCCGTGGTGCCGCAGTTCATCCCGGCACCGGTGCTGGCACCGGCCGCTGCAGCGGCTCCTGCCGCAGCCGCCGCGCCCGCCGTTGCCGCTGCACCCGAAGTGCCGGCTGGCCACATCGTCAAGTCGCCCATGGTCGGCACGCTCTACCACGCTGCCAGCCCGGGCGCCAAGGCCTTCGTGGAAGTGGGCTCCCAGGTCAAGCAGGGCGACACCATCTGCATCATTGAAGCCATGAAGATCCTCAATGAGATCGAGGCCGACAAGAGCGGCACGATCGTCCAGATCCTGGCCGAGAACGGACAGGCCGTCGAGTACGGCCAATCGCTGTTCGTGATCGCTTGAGGCCGGGCGGATACGCTTCATGTTCAAGAAGATTCTTATCGCCAATCGTGGCGAAATCGCCCTTCGTGTCCAGCGCGCCTGCCGCGAAATGGGCGTTACCGCCGTCATGGTGTACTCCGAGGCCGACCGCGACGCCAAGTACGTCAAGCTGGCTGACGAGGCGGTGTGCATCGGCCCGGCGGCGTCGCAGCACTCGTACCTGAATATGCCAGCCATCATTTCCGCTGCGGAAGTGACCGACGCCGAAGCCATCCACCCCGGCTACGGTTTTCTCAGCGAGAACGCCGACTTTGCCGAGCGCGTGGAGAAGAGCGGCTTCCAGTTCATTGGCCCCACGCCCGAGTCGATCC
It encodes:
- the mpl gene encoding UDP-N-acetylmuramate:L-alanyl-gamma-D-glutamyl-meso-diaminopimelate ligase, whose product is MHIHILGICGTFMGGLAALAREAGHRVTGCDAGVYPPMSDQLRALGIDLVEGFGAEQLALAPDVFVVGNVVSRARLADGTPKFPLMEAILDTGARYTSGPQWLAEEVLQGRHVLAVAGTHGKTTTTSMLAWVLEATGRQPGFLVGGVPQNFGISARLGPADAPFVIEADEYDTAFFDKRSKFVHYRPRTAILNNLEFDHADIFDDLAAIERQFHHLVRTVPATGRIVVNATEDSLQRVLRQGCWSEVRNFGAKDSDFSADGEPHAFDVLRAGQRVGRVEWALGGVHNQHNALAAIAAAEHLGVAPADVAAALAGFANVKRRMEVRGTAGGVTVYDDFAHHPTAIHTTLDGLRRRLPQGERILAVFEPRSNTMKLGAMAAQLPWSLEAADLAFCHVAGLDWDVAAALAPMGARAQVAGNIDTLLAQVLAAARPGDHVVCMSNGGFGGVHARLLAALASK
- a CDS encoding TlpA disulfide reductase family protein encodes the protein MTEPDHAPVPVVLEGAHSSRRWLLGSAAVVALLAGAGLSWRRYATSAGAASGDTADALWQQSFETPAGAPLDLQALRGRPLLVNFWATWCPPCVEELPMLDSFHREQAGRAGAAWQVLGVAVDQPSSVRRFLQKTPVAFPIAMAGLQGTDLSKTLGNTQGGLPFTVAIGQDGAVLHRKMGQLSHDDLASWSRA
- the accB gene encoding acetyl-CoA carboxylase biotin carboxyl carrier protein — translated: MDLRKLKTLIDLVSESNVSELEITEAEGKVRIVKGGGAVVPQFIPAPVLAPAAAAAPAAAAAPAVAAAPEVPAGHIVKSPMVGTLYHAASPGAKAFVEVGSQVKQGDTICIIEAMKILNEIEADKSGTIVQILAENGQAVEYGQSLFVIA